Proteins encoded together in one Nostoc sp. PCC 7524 window:
- a CDS encoding BamA/TamA family outer membrane protein, whose amino-acid sequence MRIPIVVTLVVGTLLSGGNQPLLANSPVGTVDIDGYAKYGNYVGFPQTIEFSPQIVQNIQIRLINDRGQPISGRTQTDFIRSLLTLKPGKVFSDEALQADLQRLRKLDSLDFVTASPQNHASGVDIIYDIKERRFPTWNYGAGSNRDIGLYGQVRYRDANISGVNDQISTTVQLSGKGVQFATAFISPYRSGEPERFGYSIRTFRDRKLSPVFDDDIRLANGDSIREGRFGGSVSLLRSFDDWDAALGLNYTRISLRNANYDVVPVDELGNQLSVSGTGIDDLFTLSFSVNRDRRDRPNNPTQGSIVTLSTAQAIPIGLGNLSSNRLQGNYVQYVPVTWIGNNQIPDSPEMLAVNVQLGTIIGDFPPADAFHIGGANSVRGYGYGEVASSRSYGLASVEYRFPIMDYIGGVVFTDFASDFGSSKTVIGEPGVVRDKPGSGFGYGLGVRLNSPFGILRGDLGVSNQGEVRLEFTTGQKF is encoded by the coding sequence ATGCGTATTCCCATAGTTGTGACTTTGGTAGTAGGAACATTGCTAAGTGGGGGAAATCAGCCCCTGCTGGCGAACTCTCCAGTAGGCACTGTAGACATTGATGGATACGCCAAATACGGTAATTATGTCGGATTTCCCCAAACTATTGAGTTTTCCCCGCAAATCGTTCAAAATATCCAAATTCGTTTGATTAATGATAGAGGACAGCCCATTTCAGGACGCACGCAAACAGATTTTATTCGGAGTCTACTGACGCTAAAGCCAGGAAAAGTATTCAGCGATGAAGCATTACAAGCAGACTTGCAAAGATTGCGAAAATTAGATTCATTGGATTTTGTGACGGCATCTCCACAAAATCATGCCTCTGGTGTTGATATTATTTATGACATTAAAGAGCGTCGCTTTCCCACTTGGAATTATGGTGCTGGTAGTAACAGGGATATAGGATTATACGGTCAAGTACGTTATCGAGATGCCAATATCAGTGGTGTAAATGACCAAATCAGTACCACAGTGCAACTGAGCGGCAAAGGTGTACAATTTGCTACTGCGTTTATCAGCCCCTATCGTTCCGGTGAACCAGAACGCTTTGGTTATAGTATCAGAACATTTCGCGATCGCAAATTATCTCCTGTCTTCGATGATGATATTAGACTCGCCAACGGTGACAGCATCCGAGAAGGTAGATTTGGCGGTTCTGTCTCCTTGTTACGCTCCTTTGATGACTGGGATGCGGCTTTAGGACTGAACTACACCAGAATTAGCTTACGTAACGCAAATTATGATGTAGTCCCAGTAGATGAATTGGGAAACCAGCTTTCTGTTAGTGGTACTGGCATTGATGACTTATTTACCCTATCTTTTAGTGTAAATCGAGATCGACGCGATCGCCCCAACAACCCCACCCAAGGCTCAATTGTCACCCTTAGCACTGCCCAAGCCATCCCCATCGGGTTAGGTAATCTTTCTAGCAATCGACTCCAGGGAAACTATGTACAGTATGTTCCAGTCACATGGATAGGCAACAATCAGATACCCGACAGTCCCGAAATGCTAGCTGTAAATGTCCAACTTGGTACAATTATCGGTGATTTTCCCCCAGCCGATGCTTTTCACATCGGCGGTGCCAATTCTGTACGGGGATACGGTTATGGAGAAGTCGCCAGTAGCCGTAGTTATGGCTTGGCTTCAGTAGAATATCGTTTTCCGATTATGGATTACATCGGAGGCGTTGTATTTACAGACTTCGCCTCAGATTTTGGTTCTAGCAAAACAGTCATCGGTGAACCTGGCGTAGTCCGAGATAAACCCGGAAGTGGCTTTGGCTATGGCTTAGGAGTCCGACTTAATTCACCCTTTGGCATCTTGCGAGGAGACTTAGGAGTAAGCAACCAAGGAGAAGTCAGATTAGAATTCACCACCGGACAAAAATTTTAA
- a CDS encoding ABC transporter permease, translating into MKYWRETIAVTRRILTELLRRRRSLIFWSIFPISVLILSGFILAERAELPMADAFAYSAPSTLVGAALFFSCLGGTVSTIVAEREQQTLKRLFLSPLSGTSYFLGIFLAHSCIGIGQTILIYTIASFWGATFRGSILLGLIIIFLSIAAYVGLGFIFGTQLARRIEDVNALVAAFGVPLLILGGAFLPASLFPKTLVNIAQYNPIYHMNEALVNVSSQGEDINKIMPHFVFLLAFALVMIVGGWLSYRRMLILERRL; encoded by the coding sequence ATGAAATATTGGCGTGAAACTATAGCTGTAACTCGACGTATTTTAACCGAATTATTACGTCGGAGACGTAGCTTAATTTTTTGGAGTATTTTTCCCATTTCTGTATTAATCCTCAGTGGATTTATTTTGGCAGAAAGGGCAGAATTACCAATGGCTGATGCCTTTGCTTATAGCGCCCCCTCAACTTTAGTAGGTGCAGCATTATTTTTTAGCTGTTTGGGCGGAACTGTATCGACAATTGTTGCAGAAAGAGAACAACAAACCCTCAAACGCTTGTTTCTTTCTCCCTTAAGTGGCACATCCTATTTTTTAGGAATTTTTCTAGCTCATAGTTGTATTGGTATTGGACAAACTATATTAATTTACACAATTGCATCATTTTGGGGTGCAACATTTAGGGGTTCTATTTTATTGGGACTCATAATTATTTTTTTGAGTATCGCTGCTTACGTTGGTTTAGGCTTTATATTCGGTACACAATTGGCTCGCCGTATCGAAGATGTCAACGCTTTAGTAGCTGCCTTTGGAGTGCCTTTATTAATTTTAGGGGGCGCATTTTTACCAGCGAGTTTATTTCCTAAAACCCTGGTGAATATCGCTCAATATAACCCCATATATCACATGAATGAAGCTCTTGTGAACGTTTCATCCCAAGGGGAAGATATCAATAAAATCATGCCACACTTTGTTTTTCTCTTAGCATTTGCTCTAGTAATGATTGTAGGCGGTTGGTTATCTTACAGGCGAATGCTAATTTTAGAAAGAAGATTATAA
- a CDS encoding ABC transporter ATP-binding protein: MLKITNLNKSYRDRKVLHDLNFTINPGEIYGLLGANGSGKTTTINIICNLLKADTGEITINHQPVSPVTKKLIGIAPQENLLYKTLTCAENLQFFADIYGLDKATRQKQVQETLASVNLLDRVQSPVETLSGGMQRRLNIAAALVHQPKLVILDEPTTGLDIEARYEIWELIRQLKTQGITVLLTTHLLDEAERLCDKIGILKNGQILAEGSLAELRNLIPAQEIVTIKTHQEKEAIARAQAYHFTYRRYGNELAFWLPETLELPEIMARFTGISIDAISRQPVRLEHIYLEITQKD, from the coding sequence ATGCTAAAAATTACTAATTTAAATAAATCTTATAGAGATAGAAAGGTTCTACATGATTTAAATTTTACGATTAATCCTGGAGAAATTTATGGCTTACTCGGTGCGAATGGTTCAGGCAAGACAACAACAATTAATATAATTTGCAATTTACTCAAAGCTGATACTGGTGAGATTACAATTAATCATCAACCTGTTTCTCCAGTAACTAAAAAATTAATTGGCATCGCACCCCAAGAGAATTTGCTATACAAAACCTTGACTTGTGCAGAAAATCTCCAATTTTTTGCTGATATTTACGGGTTAGACAAAGCCACACGCCAAAAGCAAGTCCAAGAAACCCTTGCATCTGTTAATTTATTAGATAGAGTGCAAAGTCCTGTAGAAACCTTAAGTGGAGGGATGCAAAGGCGTTTAAATATTGCAGCTGCTTTGGTACATCAGCCCAAATTAGTGATTTTAGATGAACCCACAACAGGTTTAGATATTGAAGCTAGGTATGAAATTTGGGAATTAATTAGACAACTGAAAACTCAGGGAATTACAGTTTTACTCACCACCCATTTATTAGATGAAGCCGAGCGGTTGTGTGATAAAATTGGGATACTAAAGAATGGTCAAATTTTAGCTGAGGGAAGTTTAGCAGAATTACGCAATTTAATTCCAGCCCAAGAAATTGTCACAATAAAAACTCACCAGGAAAAAGAGGCGATCGCCCGCGCTCAAGCGTATCATTTTACCTATAGACGTTATGGTAATGAACTAGCTTTTTGGCTACCAGAAACCCTCGAATTACCAGAAATTATGGCACGATTTACAGGTATATCAATAGATGCCATTTCTCGCCAACCTGTACGTTTAGAACATATTTATCTAGAAATCACTCAAAAAGATTAA
- a CDS encoding DUF6174 domain-containing protein, which produces MNISKRSLHSLYPRWITILMLLSIGGVAFWSHQLFLKNYSQHQLAQAQKNWQTQAISHYRLKINYSAPDNCQQEVEIKNEKVIAIKQNTCASIPPLTVTDLFQEIASSADSQKCGPNGCACDGPVSVNATYDNKFGYPRQLEISLAHQKRWLYFHNLSDIYPGRNCTLIGFIGKKINVIAFTPI; this is translated from the coding sequence ATGAATATTAGCAAGCGATCGCTTCACTCATTGTACCCCCGATGGATAACAATTTTAATGCTCCTTAGTATTGGTGGTGTAGCTTTCTGGAGCCACCAATTATTCTTAAAAAACTACTCTCAACATCAACTAGCACAAGCCCAGAAAAACTGGCAAACACAAGCCATTTCTCATTACCGTTTAAAGATTAATTATTCTGCACCTGATAATTGTCAGCAAGAGGTAGAAATTAAGAATGAAAAAGTCATTGCTATCAAACAAAATACTTGTGCAAGTATACCTCCATTAACTGTTACCGACTTATTCCAAGAAATTGCATCCTCGGCAGATAGTCAAAAATGCGGCCCCAATGGATGTGCTTGTGATGGCCCAGTGAGTGTCAATGCTACCTACGACAATAAGTTTGGCTACCCACGTCAGTTAGAAATATCATTAGCACATCAAAAACGATGGTTATATTTTCACAACTTGAGTGATATATACCCAGGCAGGAATTGTACTTTAATAGGCTTTATTGGCAAAAAAATTAACGTCATTGCCTTCACTCCTATTTAA
- a CDS encoding GDYXXLXY domain-containing protein — protein MSNESSESKKSKTLSPEAEFSKKLTFRDYLIATEQKFNQPLPFWRLLVPLALQTGIILSVPTQAAYTNLLGREVILQTLSSNPQNVLQGYSLFLDYNISRISNLRRLPGWNELARRNRGRNGQLLSGTNVYVILRGQESFGRGVPRAWRPVRVSSTLPMSLPDNQVALRGVYQDGFVNYGVETLSIPDEQRQQINEDIRRSIGGTRNRRLRPITVKVKVDPQGNAVPVSLWVRDRNYSF, from the coding sequence ATGAGCAATGAATCTTCGGAATCCAAAAAAAGTAAAACTTTATCTCCTGAAGCGGAATTCTCGAAGAAGCTGACTTTTCGGGATTATCTCATAGCGACTGAGCAAAAATTTAACCAGCCTCTACCTTTTTGGCGGCTTTTAGTTCCTCTGGCATTACAAACAGGGATAATTTTGTCTGTTCCTACTCAGGCAGCTTATACTAATCTTTTGGGTAGAGAGGTGATTTTGCAAACTCTATCTAGCAATCCCCAGAATGTCTTGCAAGGCTATAGTCTCTTCCTAGACTACAATATATCTCGGATTTCCAATTTACGCAGACTTCCCGGTTGGAATGAGTTGGCGAGGAGAAATCGGGGGAGGAACGGACAATTACTCTCAGGAACTAATGTTTACGTGATTTTGCGAGGGCAAGAATCCTTTGGTCGTGGTGTTCCTAGAGCTTGGCGACCTGTGCGCGTCAGCAGCACTCTACCTATGTCTCTCCCAGATAATCAAGTTGCCTTACGAGGTGTTTATCAGGATGGTTTTGTGAACTACGGTGTAGAAACATTGAGTATTCCTGATGAACAACGTCAGCAGATTAATGAAGATATCCGCCGTTCGATTGGCGGCACTAGAAATAGACGGCTAAGACCGATAACTGTCAAGGTCAAAGTAGACCCCCAAGGTAATGCTGTACCTGTGAGTTTGTGGGTACGCGATCGCAACTATAGTTTCTAG
- a CDS encoding DUF2157 domain-containing protein, whose translation MIFDNFQRKLRREAQIWRDEGIISASQYQQISDRHQFNNLEAIARDQFMMIAIAIGGILLVLGGTTFVAANWFAWSREVKFIMMMSLFISVSITGFYTWRDPKLGGSEGKKPRRNNRWLGEALLILAAFILGANIILMAQNFNISGSATQLFLAWGFGVSFMAYSLSLNSLGIMAIILVQIGYWLGVGDLSYASADWNWARLAVRHMPLISWLLFVPLAYSCRSRWIFFLAAFFFASSLQFNLKPLPLLNLSDVAPWVASFALALPPALFWSYDDLLFPSINYRLFQPLARNLALIAFGLVFYALSFRWQWQGFSTNTFLPRNNFNTLMSVPIIDLGILSGLAVLQWLFLLRQTNNPPRREVVFNTGLIATFLGFIVVVPFWHQAISRIGDLGSFIFSVLFVVLSWGLIQEGLKLSDRRSFWGGMLLLTLLVISKMLEYDTDLLFKSMVFVMCGSILLSAGMWFERRLTGSSSSSAKK comes from the coding sequence ATGATTTTTGATAATTTTCAGCGTAAATTGCGCCGAGAAGCACAAATATGGCGTGATGAAGGGATCATTAGTGCTTCTCAATATCAACAAATTTCAGACCGCCATCAATTTAATAATTTAGAAGCGATCGCACGTGATCAGTTTATGATGATTGCGATCGCTATTGGTGGTATTCTCTTAGTCTTAGGTGGGACAACCTTCGTAGCTGCTAACTGGTTTGCTTGGTCACGAGAAGTAAAATTCATCATGATGATGAGTTTATTTATCTCAGTTAGCATCACAGGTTTTTATACTTGGAGAGACCCAAAACTCGGTGGTAGTGAAGGTAAGAAACCACGACGCAACAATAGATGGCTGGGAGAAGCACTGCTAATTCTAGCGGCTTTTATTCTGGGTGCAAACATCATACTGATGGCACAGAATTTTAATATCAGTGGTTCTGCTACTCAATTATTTCTAGCCTGGGGGTTTGGTGTCTCCTTCATGGCTTATAGTCTGTCCCTAAATTCTTTAGGGATTATGGCGATTATCTTAGTACAGATTGGCTATTGGCTAGGGGTGGGAGATTTATCTTACGCCTCTGCTGACTGGAATTGGGCAAGATTAGCAGTACGACATATGCCTTTAATCTCATGGCTGTTGTTTGTGCCTTTAGCCTACTCCTGTCGTTCACGCTGGATTTTCTTTTTAGCAGCTTTTTTCTTTGCTAGTTCTCTACAATTCAACCTCAAGCCTTTACCACTGCTAAATCTCTCCGATGTAGCTCCTTGGGTGGCATCTTTTGCCTTAGCACTGCCACCTGCATTATTCTGGAGTTATGATGATCTGCTATTTCCTTCCATCAATTACAGACTATTTCAACCGCTAGCCCGTAATTTAGCATTAATTGCTTTTGGCTTAGTCTTTTATGCCCTTTCTTTTCGCTGGCAATGGCAGGGTTTTTCCACTAATACCTTTCTGCCCAGGAATAATTTCAACACTTTGATGTCTGTACCTATCATCGATTTAGGGATTCTCAGTGGTCTAGCAGTGTTGCAATGGTTGTTTCTGCTACGTCAAACGAATAACCCTCCCCGTCGGGAAGTTGTGTTTAATACTGGCCTAATTGCTACCTTTCTCGGCTTCATCGTGGTAGTACCATTCTGGCACCAAGCTATTAGTCGCATTGGTGACTTAGGCAGTTTTATTTTTAGTGTGCTATTTGTTGTATTGTCTTGGGGACTGATTCAAGAGGGATTAAAGCTGAGTGATAGACGATCTTTTTGGGGCGGTATGCTATTGTTAACTCTACTGGTGATTAGTAAGATGCTGGAGTATGACACTGACTTGCTTTTCAAGTCAATGGTGTTTGTGATGTGTGGTTCGATTCTGCTGAGTGCCGGAATGTGGTTTGAACGTCGCCTAACAGGTTCATCTAGTTCATCTGCTAAGAAGTAG
- a CDS encoding RsmB/NOP family class I SAM-dependent RNA methyltransferase — protein sequence MEKPSNLLLKLARRLFENPDNQEKFIQALISPQPFHPCIIWCQNKPEILPFSVEYSLSWQPTFVDRLQFGEKPGQHPLHHQGYFYCLDFSSVFAASVLLTISQPVKLVFDMCAAPGGKSIFTWQALQPELLICNEVIGKRLGMLISNLKRCHISPCTLFNRDSSILAENLPHSCNLVLVDAPCTGQSLLAKGEKAPGCFHPTAINKSANRQKRIIANSSQLVAPQGYLAYMTCTYSPEENEQVCEWFLSRFPQFEAVKINHLQNYQSHLTEIPCYRLFPQDRLGAGAFTVLFRNIEDGQGKELEPEILNDLNIIQQL from the coding sequence ATGGAAAAACCATCAAATTTATTATTGAAACTTGCACGGCGTTTGTTTGAAAACCCTGATAATCAAGAAAAATTTATTCAGGCATTAATTTCTCCCCAGCCCTTTCATCCCTGTATTATTTGGTGTCAGAATAAGCCAGAAATCCTACCTTTTTCAGTAGAATACTCATTAAGTTGGCAGCCAACATTTGTAGACCGTCTACAATTCGGAGAAAAACCCGGTCAACATCCCTTACATCACCAAGGATATTTTTATTGTTTAGATTTTTCTTCTGTATTTGCGGCTTCTGTTTTACTAACAATTTCCCAGCCAGTAAAATTAGTGTTTGATATGTGTGCCGCCCCTGGAGGTAAAAGCATCTTTACTTGGCAAGCCTTACAACCAGAATTACTTATCTGCAATGAAGTGATTGGTAAGCGTTTAGGAATGCTAATTTCTAACTTAAAGCGTTGCCATATCAGCCCTTGTACTCTGTTCAATAGAGACTCTAGTATCTTGGCAGAAAATCTACCACATTCTTGTAATTTAGTATTAGTTGATGCTCCATGTACAGGACAATCCTTACTAGCAAAAGGTGAAAAAGCACCAGGATGTTTTCATCCAACTGCTATTAATAAGAGTGCCAATCGCCAAAAACGAATTATAGCTAATTCCTCACAACTGGTTGCACCCCAAGGCTACCTTGCTTATATGACTTGTACCTACTCACCTGAAGAAAATGAACAAGTTTGCGAGTGGTTTCTATCACGCTTCCCTCAATTTGAAGCAGTTAAAATTAATCATTTACAAAACTATCAGTCACATTTAACAGAGATTCCTTGTTACCGACTCTTTCCCCAAGATAGATTAGGTGCTGGTGCATTTACGGTGTTGTTCCGAAATATTGAAGATGGTCAGGGTAAAGAGTTAGAACCAGAAATTTTAAATGATTTAAATATTATCCAACAATTGTAA